In Lacibacter sp. H375, one DNA window encodes the following:
- a CDS encoding MFS transporter — translation MLSKTFNSYKQAYTGLSKETWLLSWIMLVNRSGTMVVPFLSLYLTSPAMGYSLSQAGFVFGLFGAGAFTGAYIGGRLTDKIGFYKIQLITLLGGGLLFIVLGQMKSYPLICIFTFVLSFVNEAFRPANSTAIAFYSKEENRTRSYSLNRLAINLGWAVGSGLGGLIAHFNYELLFWIDGITNISAALLLYRLLKPPVQELKKETVAAATVKALSAYKDKVYLWFIFCSFLFAASFFQLFTNLSVYFKKERGFSEPFIGSLMAANGIFIVLTEMALIYRLEKRKTPLLFVVLGVLLTAIAFLLLNFLNITHIMAMMIILFITVGEMLSMPFMNSFWISRSDHSNRGQYAALYTMAWSAAQTFGPMFGARIADQSGFTVLWWVVGAVCMLSVIGFNLLRKQQTAAESVTLNQQEKIMEDEVAAAQDMAG, via the coding sequence ATGCTTTCCAAAACATTCAACTCCTATAAGCAGGCATATACAGGTTTATCGAAAGAAACCTGGCTACTATCATGGATCATGCTTGTAAACAGAAGTGGAACAATGGTGGTGCCTTTTCTGAGTTTATATCTCACAAGTCCTGCAATGGGTTATTCACTCAGCCAGGCAGGTTTTGTATTTGGTTTGTTTGGTGCAGGAGCATTTACTGGAGCATACATCGGCGGAAGATTAACTGATAAGATTGGTTTTTATAAAATTCAGTTGATCACATTGCTTGGTGGGGGATTGTTGTTTATAGTGCTGGGACAAATGAAAAGTTATCCGCTCATTTGCATTTTTACATTTGTTTTGAGCTTTGTGAATGAAGCCTTCCGTCCTGCTAACTCAACAGCTATTGCATTTTACAGTAAGGAAGAAAACAGAACAAGATCTTATTCACTCAATAGGCTGGCTATTAATCTAGGCTGGGCCGTTGGTAGTGGCTTGGGTGGATTGATTGCACATTTCAATTACGAACTGTTGTTCTGGATTGATGGTATCACAAATATCTCAGCAGCATTACTCTTGTATCGATTACTGAAACCACCGGTACAGGAACTAAAAAAAGAAACTGTTGCTGCAGCAACTGTAAAAGCTCTTTCTGCTTACAAAGACAAAGTGTATTTATGGTTTATCTTTTGTTCCTTTTTATTTGCTGCCAGTTTCTTTCAGCTATTCACCAACCTTTCTGTTTACTTTAAAAAAGAACGTGGTTTTTCTGAACCGTTTATCGGTTCGCTCATGGCTGCAAACGGGATTTTTATTGTGTTAACGGAAATGGCATTGATCTATCGCCTGGAAAAAAGAAAAACGCCTTTACTGTTTGTTGTATTAGGTGTGTTGTTGACAGCAATTGCGTTTCTGCTCCTGAATTTTCTCAACATTACGCATATTATGGCAATGATGATTATCCTGTTTATTACCGTTGGTGAAATGTTGTCGATGCCTTTTATGAATAGCTTCTGGATCAGCCGAAGCGATCACAGCAACCGTGGACAATATGCTGCACTATATACAATGGCATGGTCGGCAGCGCAAACCTTTGGGCCCATGTTCGGTGCAAGGATTGCAGATCAATCGGGGTTCACTGTTTTATGGTGGGTTGTTGGTGCAGTATGTATGCTGTCTGTAATTGGTTTCAACCTGTTGCGTAAACAACAAACAGCAGCAGAATCTGTAACATTAAATCAGCAGGAAAAAATTATGGAAGATGAAGTTGCTGCCGCACAGGATATGGCGGGGTGA
- a CDS encoding sugar MFS transporter, whose product MQQQTIQMVLPKKQTTLIPMIMICALFFIFGFVTWANGTLIPFFKLSFGLTDFQAFFVTFSSYMAYFFLALPSSWILKKTGFKNGLVLGMLILGVGSLLFIPAAKSNSFGLFLTGIFIQGSALALLQTAANPYLTIIGPIESAAKRISFAGICNKTAGILVPIIMGTLFLKNAAAIEKQIEASTGIEKEQLLQEVLDRVNMPYIVLAIVFCLFALLIKFTHLPEVQVEEDVVDETSGEVVQHKSIFQFPHLFLGAFCIFVYVAAEVMAGDIIGVYGKALGISADIAKFFTALTLSGMLIGYIAGIISIPKYISQQKALRICAMLGIIFSIGAYLTGGYASVTFIALLGLANSLMWPAIFPLGISHLGKFTKTGSAIMIMGIAGGAIWPMIYAWLKDNLKLDFQLAFFIAVLPCYLYILYFAVSGHKAGLKKRYTA is encoded by the coding sequence ATGCAGCAACAAACGATACAGATGGTTCTGCCCAAAAAGCAAACAACGCTCATCCCCATGATAATGATTTGCGCTTTGTTTTTCATCTTCGGATTTGTAACATGGGCAAATGGAACGTTGATTCCTTTTTTCAAACTATCATTTGGGTTAACCGATTTCCAGGCCTTCTTTGTTACGTTCTCTTCCTACATGGCTTATTTCTTTTTGGCATTACCTTCATCATGGATATTAAAGAAAACAGGGTTTAAGAACGGACTTGTTCTTGGCATGCTCATTTTAGGTGTTGGTTCGTTATTATTTATTCCTGCTGCAAAATCAAATTCATTTGGTTTGTTCCTGACAGGAATTTTTATACAGGGTTCAGCGCTTGCATTATTACAAACTGCGGCAAATCCTTACCTCACCATTATTGGCCCTATTGAAAGTGCAGCAAAACGAATCAGCTTTGCTGGCATATGTAATAAAACAGCCGGCATACTTGTTCCCATTATTATGGGCACATTGTTTCTAAAAAATGCAGCAGCTATTGAAAAGCAAATTGAGGCATCGACTGGTATTGAAAAAGAACAACTGTTGCAGGAAGTATTGGATCGTGTAAACATGCCCTATATTGTTCTTGCTATTGTTTTTTGTTTGTTTGCATTACTGATAAAATTCACGCATCTCCCCGAAGTACAGGTTGAAGAAGATGTTGTGGATGAAACAAGCGGTGAAGTTGTTCAGCATAAAAGTATTTTCCAGTTCCCACATCTATTCCTTGGAGCATTTTGCATATTCGTATACGTTGCTGCAGAGGTTATGGCAGGAGATATTATTGGAGTATATGGAAAAGCACTGGGCATCAGTGCTGATATTGCGAAATTCTTCACTGCCTTAACTTTAAGCGGAATGCTTATTGGTTATATCGCTGGGATCATTTCCATCCCGAAATATATTTCACAACAGAAAGCATTGCGCATCTGTGCCATGCTCGGTATCATTTTTAGTATTGGCGCATATTTAACTGGTGGCTATGCATCGGTAACTTTTATTGCATTATTAGGATTAGCCAATTCATTAATGTGGCCTGCTATTTTTCCTCTTGGTATCAGTCACCTTGGTAAGTTTACCAAAACAGGGTCGGCTATTATGATCATGGGTATTGCGGGTGGTGCTATCTGGCCAATGATCTATGCCTGGTTAAAGGATAACTTGAAACTTGATTTTCAACTGGCATTTTTTATTGCGGTATTACCATGTTATTTATACATACTCTACTTTGCAGTAAGCGGACATAAAGCGGGTTTGAAGAAAAGATACACAGCATAG
- a CDS encoding PAS domain S-box protein, whose amino-acid sequence MKLSIRSSILVALLLFTILIVSIVYITIRRTATLKDTNQEVMYSEDIRYQLQQLLLAVTDNETGARGYVITSNETFLEPLYASERTLKSYSSQLEHRIQNPEIKSIFVDSLKPLLNKRIVFSRLMIKTTMLHNPEAARDLVASGVGKRYTDSIRLLGVKINALQNNYLQQKRNNNEQALKQMNVFLFSMLFIIFCLLAVNFRWIVLYFKKQKQTEEELEEKVQKKTKEVLEGEVRFRKMIEQISDGFFTLDVNWRFTYINANAAQLFDQSVIGKNIWECFPETTGGEIHNAFQQAMATQKEVFYEGYSTYFKRWTEISIYPATDGLVIYFRDITEKRLAEMEAQRSREQYKTLIERISDAFIAVDNEFRYTFLNKQAEELIHKKADELIGKTVWEVFPDAVGSDTYHAFERAMKEQIYVTNTDHYPALDLWQENHIYPSADGLSVFIRNITKQKKNEIAARNSEEIRRLIMNSSLDAIICVDNSNKIIFWNNQADNLFGWSFDEVKEKAFHETIIPIAYRQFAEKGILHYLHSRNAESLDRIIETTVVNRAGKEFPVEFFALKVLTDNNSFTCAYIRDISKRKELQQQLIRQQKKTAREITETALDAQEKERNAIGQELHDNINQLLAGTKLLLQMIQTNPDKHTQYLAMCVDAINQVMNENRRIAHEMVTPFLSHETLVDLLYKIANSMLAFVGIDVEFELNNFNEDSLNEKQKLTLYRIAQEQCTNIIKYANASKVIFALESNEDSVRLTISDDGDGMTKKAAQEGIGLKNIASRLSVYNGTMDVVTSPGNGFMLSVELQTEDLYQGV is encoded by the coding sequence ATGAAACTATCGATCAGAAGTTCAATACTTGTCGCCTTATTGCTTTTTACAATTCTTATTGTATCGATTGTTTACATTACTATACGTCGGACGGCAACGCTGAAAGATACCAACCAGGAAGTAATGTATTCAGAAGATATCCGTTACCAATTACAACAGCTTTTACTTGCGGTAACCGATAACGAAACGGGTGCACGTGGTTATGTTATTACCAGCAATGAAACTTTTCTTGAACCGCTTTACGCTTCCGAACGCACATTAAAATCATACAGCAGTCAACTGGAACACCGTATTCAGAATCCTGAAATCAAGTCGATCTTTGTTGATTCATTAAAACCACTTCTCAACAAGCGCATAGTATTCTCCCGTTTAATGATCAAAACAACGATGCTGCATAATCCTGAAGCTGCAAGGGATCTTGTAGCCAGTGGTGTTGGAAAACGATACACTGATAGCATAAGGCTGTTAGGTGTTAAAATAAATGCGCTGCAAAATAATTACCTGCAGCAAAAACGCAATAATAATGAACAGGCACTCAAGCAAATGAATGTCTTCCTGTTTTCCATGTTGTTTATCATTTTCTGTTTATTAGCCGTTAATTTCAGATGGATCGTTTTGTATTTCAAGAAACAAAAACAAACAGAAGAAGAACTTGAAGAGAAGGTACAGAAAAAAACAAAAGAAGTACTTGAAGGTGAAGTACGTTTCCGGAAAATGATCGAACAGATCTCAGACGGATTTTTCACTTTGGATGTTAACTGGCGCTTTACTTACATCAATGCAAATGCAGCACAGTTGTTTGATCAATCGGTTATTGGTAAAAATATTTGGGAATGTTTTCCTGAAACTACGGGTGGAGAAATTCACAACGCATTTCAACAGGCCATGGCCACTCAAAAAGAAGTGTTCTATGAAGGTTACTCCACTTATTTTAAACGTTGGACCGAGATCAGTATTTATCCCGCAACAGACGGCTTGGTAATTTATTTCAGAGATATAACTGAAAAGCGTTTAGCTGAAATGGAGGCACAAAGGAGCAGGGAACAATACAAAACATTGATTGAACGCATCAGCGATGCATTCATTGCAGTTGACAATGAATTCCGTTATACATTCCTCAACAAACAGGCTGAAGAACTGATCCATAAGAAAGCAGATGAACTTATAGGCAAAACTGTTTGGGAAGTTTTTCCTGATGCAGTTGGTTCAGATACCTATCATGCATTTGAAAGGGCGATGAAAGAACAGATCTACGTAACAAATACCGATCATTACCCTGCGCTTGATCTTTGGCAGGAAAATCACATCTATCCATCGGCTGATGGTCTCTCTGTCTTTATCCGCAACATTACCAAGCAAAAGAAAAACGAAATAGCAGCAAGAAACAGCGAAGAGATCAGGCGGTTGATCATGAACTCTTCACTCGATGCCATTATTTGTGTTGATAACAGCAACAAAATTATTTTCTGGAACAACCAGGCAGATAATCTTTTCGGTTGGTCGTTTGATGAAGTAAAAGAAAAAGCTTTTCATGAAACGATTATTCCGATAGCCTATCGACAGTTTGCAGAAAAAGGCATCCTGCATTACCTGCATTCGAGAAATGCTGAAAGCTTAGATCGAATAATAGAAACAACAGTTGTAAATCGAGCGGGCAAAGAATTCCCGGTTGAGTTTTTTGCTCTAAAAGTACTGACCGATAATAACAGTTTTACCTGCGCATATATTCGTGATATCAGTAAGCGGAAAGAACTTCAACAACAGTTGATCAGGCAACAGAAAAAAACTGCAAGAGAAATTACTGAAACTGCTCTTGATGCGCAGGAAAAAGAGCGGAATGCCATTGGACAGGAATTGCACGACAACATCAATCAACTGCTTGCAGGAACAAAACTGTTATTACAGATGATTCAAACCAACCCAGACAAACACACGCAATATCTTGCCATGTGTGTTGATGCCATCAACCAGGTAATGAATGAAAACAGACGTATCGCACACGAAATGGTAACACCATTTCTAAGCCATGAAACCCTTGTCGATCTGCTTTACAAAATTGCCAACAGCATGCTCGCCTTTGTGGGCATTGATGTGGAATTTGAATTGAACAACTTTAACGAAGACAGCCTGAACGAAAAACAAAAACTCACACTTTATAGAATTGCACAGGAACAGTGTACGAATATTATTAAATATGCCAATGCTTCAAAAGTGATCTTTGCACTTGAATCGAATGAAGATTCCGTACGTTTAACGATCAGTGATGATGGCGATGGCATGACAAAAAAAGCAGCACAAGAGGGTATTGGCCTAAAAAATATTGCAAGCCGGTTAAGTGTGTACAATGGTACAATGGATGTAGTAACAAGCCCGGGTAATGGGTTTATGTTATCGGTTGAATTGCAGACGGAAGATTTGTACCAGGGAGTTTAA
- a CDS encoding OmpA family protein codes for MNIVYKTAGKIVLSAIACTLFVQTQAQDKRIVQANAYYASGDYYTAAQLYEQFLKPDPKEKSKADFPLNAKRNSQGSGMGKGVTKNDIIYKQAESFRLANYFPQAAERYKTVAELEPSKYNDAWYWYAVCQRSLGKYDDAEESVNRFLSNVTANDPLKAAAENELQTLKFIKTQLVRPDTIMYTLNKTTLSNGTGKGVFAATHLGGNQFLITSTETDTAATAGVNPYHSRVFTATLENNEFKVGESVSLPTGEAAINQGAASVSADGNRIYFTQWKNSNSRKSSAIYLVTKQGDGWSTPVALTSVNADGHSSKQPYVSTDGKYLFFSSDRPGGAGGFDIWYAPLQADGTTGNAVNTGSVINTAGDEQAPFYHSYSSTLVFSSNGKLGMGGYDLYKAKGWETEWKAAENMGHPVNSIRDDVYYHTTDKTSVLKNAVFSSDRGSECCLETYTVSKAPKKKIMTGLVIDKKDNQPVSGATVLVNVGGKQQKVTTDASGRYTVEVETDVTGNVTVSKHRYSEKQTDIAIVKTDESSWSTDKFTNNDIVLDRKIILTPETVVTVYFDFDKHNIKDDAAFKLDSLYDILVKNPGAIVQISGYTDGLGTVEYNKVLSDKRAKACADYLIAKGLDTARINFESFGECCPLEMEIINGRDNADGRAKNRRGLINISYPPKEEE; via the coding sequence ATGAACATTGTATATAAAACCGCAGGTAAGATTGTTCTTTCAGCAATTGCCTGCACCCTCTTTGTACAAACACAAGCACAGGATAAACGTATTGTGCAGGCCAATGCCTATTACGCATCTGGTGATTATTATACAGCTGCACAGTTGTATGAGCAATTTCTGAAACCGGACCCCAAAGAAAAATCAAAAGCTGATTTTCCACTGAACGCTAAACGCAACAGCCAGGGAAGCGGCATGGGCAAAGGCGTAACAAAAAATGACATCATTTATAAACAGGCTGAAAGTTTTCGCCTGGCAAATTATTTTCCGCAAGCGGCAGAGCGCTACAAAACTGTTGCAGAACTGGAACCATCAAAGTATAATGATGCATGGTACTGGTATGCAGTGTGCCAACGCAGTCTTGGTAAATATGATGATGCAGAGGAAAGTGTGAATCGTTTCCTCAGCAATGTAACTGCCAACGATCCATTGAAAGCAGCTGCAGAAAATGAACTGCAAACATTGAAGTTTATCAAAACACAATTGGTTCGTCCTGATACAATCATGTACACGCTTAACAAAACAACTCTTTCAAACGGTACAGGTAAAGGTGTATTTGCTGCCACGCATTTAGGCGGAAATCAATTTTTAATCACAAGCACAGAGACAGATACTGCTGCAACAGCAGGTGTAAATCCATATCACAGTCGAGTGTTTACAGCAACCTTGGAGAATAATGAATTTAAAGTTGGCGAAAGCGTTTCGCTTCCAACAGGTGAAGCAGCCATCAACCAGGGAGCTGCGAGTGTAAGTGCCGATGGTAACCGTATTTATTTCACACAATGGAAAAACAGCAATAGCCGCAAAAGCTCAGCCATTTATCTTGTTACAAAACAAGGTGACGGATGGAGTACTCCTGTTGCGCTTACTTCTGTTAATGCAGATGGCCACAGTAGTAAGCAACCTTATGTTTCTACCGATGGAAAATATTTATTCTTCTCATCTGATCGCCCCGGTGGAGCTGGTGGTTTTGATATCTGGTATGCTCCTTTGCAAGCCGATGGTACAACAGGTAATGCAGTTAATACCGGTTCGGTGATAAACACAGCCGGAGATGAACAGGCTCCATTCTATCACAGTTACAGCAGTACACTGGTTTTTTCATCGAACGGCAAACTGGGAATGGGTGGATATGATCTGTATAAAGCCAAAGGCTGGGAAACAGAATGGAAAGCCGCTGAGAATATGGGTCATCCTGTTAACTCAATAAGAGATGATGTGTATTATCATACAACCGATAAAACATCTGTATTAAAAAATGCTGTGTTTAGTTCCGATCGTGGATCAGAATGTTGTTTGGAAACTTACACAGTAAGTAAGGCACCAAAGAAGAAGATCATGACGGGATTGGTGATCGATAAAAAAGATAATCAACCTGTGAGCGGTGCTACCGTATTAGTGAATGTTGGTGGTAAACAACAAAAAGTGACTACTGATGCGTCCGGTCGCTATACAGTTGAGGTGGAAACAGATGTTACAGGAAATGTAACTGTAAGTAAACACCGTTACAGTGAAAAGCAAACTGATATAGCAATCGTAAAAACAGATGAAAGCAGCTGGAGTACTGATAAGTTTACTAACAATGATATTGTACTCGATCGCAAGATCATTCTTACACCTGAAACGGTTGTAACTGTTTACTTCGATTTTGATAAGCATAACATTAAAGATGATGCAGCATTCAAACTCGATTCATTGTATGATATCCTCGTGAAAAACCCTGGAGCCATTGTACAGATCAGCGGTTACACCGATGGTTTGGGTACAGTTGAATACAACAAAGTACTTTCAGATAAGCGTGCAAAAGCATGTGCAGATTACCTAATTGCAAAAGGATTGGATACAGCACGTATCAACTTTGAATCGTTTGGTGAATGTTGTCCGTTAGAAATGGAAATCATCAATGGTCGTGATAACGCTGATGGCCGTGCAAAGAATAGAAGAGGATTGATCAATATTTCTTACCCACCGAAAGAAGAAGAATAA
- a CDS encoding PorP/SprF family type IX secretion system membrane protein — protein MKNKFITQHGLLTACLLMLGMLQSVAQTDPHFTQNYTYPMYTNPAMTGGSDGDYRISAVYRNQWGSVTNPYSTTGLSFDTRTNKNIAVGINLMNQKAGDGGFNYFNAYGSVAYTGVKFGTDNNHRLVLAIQAGLINRKVDQSKFKWGDQWNPITGYNASNATSESFANTNSTTFDAGAGVLYYDATPDKKTNAFAGLSVFHINRPKDPIISAGSVSLNTIPLRYVLHGGLSFNLSERTSIVPHVLYMRQGTATEAMIGTYVQLNVNEETDFMFGGYYRLKDAIAPFIGVDWRNFIVGLSYDVNASKLGSMTRNVNSFELSLSYIKRSGTRSIFDWIRCPRL, from the coding sequence ATGAAAAATAAATTCATCACACAACACGGTTTGCTTACAGCATGTCTGTTGATGCTCGGCATGCTTCAATCGGTTGCCCAGACAGATCCGCATTTTACACAGAACTACACCTATCCCATGTATACCAACCCGGCAATGACGGGTGGCAGCGATGGTGATTACCGAATATCTGCAGTGTACCGCAACCAGTGGGGAAGTGTAACGAATCCATACAGCACTACCGGCTTATCGTTCGATACACGTACAAACAAAAACATTGCAGTAGGTATTAACTTAATGAATCAAAAAGCAGGCGACGGTGGTTTTAACTACTTCAATGCTTATGGTTCTGTTGCTTACACCGGCGTTAAGTTTGGAACAGATAATAATCACCGTTTAGTGTTGGCGATACAAGCCGGGTTGATTAACCGTAAAGTAGATCAATCAAAATTCAAATGGGGCGATCAATGGAATCCTATTACAGGTTATAATGCATCAAACGCAACAAGCGAATCATTTGCAAATACAAACTCAACTACGTTTGATGCAGGTGCGGGTGTGTTGTACTACGATGCAACGCCCGATAAGAAAACAAATGCATTTGCAGGTCTTTCAGTATTTCATATCAATCGTCCGAAAGATCCGATCATTTCTGCAGGAAGTGTAAGTCTTAATACCATTCCATTACGTTATGTATTACATGGTGGCTTGAGTTTTAATTTATCTGAACGTACAAGCATTGTACCCCACGTGTTATACATGCGACAGGGTACGGCAACGGAAGCAATGATCGGCACATATGTACAGCTGAATGTAAATGAAGAAACTGATTTTATGTTTGGCGGCTACTATCGTTTGAAAGATGCCATTGCTCCTTTTATTGGTGTTGATTGGAGAAATTTTATTGTGGGATTGAGTTATGATGTGAATGCATCAAAGCTTGGATCAATGACAAGAAACGTAAACAGTTTTGAATTAAGTCTTTCTTATATCAAACGCAGCGGAACAAGAAGCATTTTTGATTGGATCCGTTGCCCACGCTTATAA